The region GCgtgcttgatttattttcagcgATAACTAGACTGGAGAGAGCATTTTGAATGTTAGTACAACTCGAATGAAGCACAGATAGGGCAGTGTGGAGGGAGGGGATAGAAGTATAGTTGCCATATACTGAAATTGAGTTCTCCACAATATTTCAATTTCTCTGTATATGTgctctgcaattggctggcgaccaataCATGGTGTTCCCTGTCTAtcatccaaagtcagctgggataggctccagttcaCCCTGACCCAAATGAGACAAGCAGGAAATAATTGCATTGTTACTGTATACCCATTGCTACTGCTAATAGACAACGTTCACTTAATACTTTCCCAGCTCCCTTGGATAGTTAGAAATGTGCAGTAGTTCATAAGAATAGCAACTGCCCTTAAATTATCAAAGGGTAATTTCGAAAAATAAGGTTTGCTATGTAACATTGATTTGTCGCAGATAAGACAGAAATTAATGTATTTGTTCAATATCAAATTGTAATTTCGATATTTAATCTCACTTTGTGGTTTGCTGTTGAACAAATTGTACTAATAGAATTTTTTAAACGCCAGGCATGTTCAAGGCTTGTACTGTTTTTTATTCTTTCAGATCTTGTGCTCGTGCCTAAAAATTCCAATGTCAGGTTACATGAACTATTCTGTTAATACTTCCATCATACACTCCTCTGGaaacatgtattttatttttttttcatattactGGTCATGTCATTTTTAAATAGATTACAGTCTTCTATTCAGTAGCAGCCCAGTCCCACATTCAAAATATCCATATTCTGATTGCGACAAGTCAGTGGGAAATAAGTGGGGGTGGAAGAGAAGACTGGAGGTACACAAGCAGTGGTATGAGCCAGGGAGCAAGTGACTGAACAAGTGAGCGAGACAGAGCGAGCGAGAGGATTGTTTGAGtgggagagaaaaagagagagagaacgagtaGTGATGGTCGACGCCAGGCTGCCACCACTCTGTAGCAGTGAGTGGCTGCAGCAAAAAGCACAGAATAACATCCCTGGCTCCCCGCtcgccttttttccccctctctcctTGCGTCTCGGCAAGCAGATGAGGGCTCTGCTCACGGCGCTGCGGAGGCAATGTTGGGACTTAGCTGGCGTCAGAAGCAGATTCTTTGGATGCCATCAACAAGTTAAGAGTGGAGGACTCGAGCCATGAGAGGGGAAGGATTGATATTGAAGTAAGCGGCTCATCAGACATCATTGCAGAGGAAAGAAAagggtgaaaagaaaaaagggaggAGGAGAACCTCTAGCAGAATTGCAGGGACTGCAACTGCTcaacttaggaaaaaaaaaactgctatacTTCTAGGATTTGCTGGACAACGACAACAATTTAAACCACTATTGGATTTTATGggacagctaaaaaaaaaacaggagtaACCATCTTGGGACATGGAAATGTCTATTTTCTCGCCTTTGCGTGGGCTCAGCATTGTTTCATTCCAAAAGCGGTTGGTTCATTTTGTGCTTTTCCTAAAAGGTTCTTTCCATTTGGATGTTTTTTCCATGTGGGTGCTCAAAAAGTCTGCAAAGAAGGACGGTTGAATGCGGCTTCCGATGTGCACAAAAGAATGGGTAAGTTTGTTTCTTATATGAAAGGTCTAGCTATGACTAGGGAAGGCAAGAAGAACTCGAATAGCAAAGAACTGACATCTCTGGCAGAATTTATCTTCTCTCCTCCACCaacagacagagagaaagagagacacacaaacacacacacacacacacatttagcaATGTATTCTATTAACAACCGTATAATCCAACTGCACCACAGGATGGGCTCTCTTCATGAAGCAAGGTTGACAGTTAATCCTGACAGAGGATGCTGTACTCTACAATatattgtttaaaacaaaaatcaacacaAGAGGTTGTTCAAACTAGCACTCTTATTTGGTTAAAATGGATGATTCCGATTGCAGCGATCACAGTAGGGTTGGTTGGAAGACAGCATTTAGTTAGAACCACCCTAAAAAGACAGGCAGCATTAAGGAAGAACTTTATGCAAGGTGGTTGCATagcttggatttttttcttcaaaggtGTACCAGAAAATTTCCAAATATATAAAAGCATTAATGAAATCATACCAGTTAAATCATCATTGTAAAATTGGGGTGCCGATGCTACAAAGAGTGAACTTGAAATTATTGGTTAAGGGGGGGGGTTAAGTATTTGGAATTAGAATAGAAACAAATTCAGTAAACCGCTCAATTCTAATTAGCTCAGATGAGCTTCGCCCTTCGCCCACATCCTTCATACTCATTTGCTTTCTTTCGAATCCACTCAGGTTTTCATTCAAGGTGGCCATTGGTGGGACCTGCACCAGCGGCTCTTTGTCTGTACATGATCAGCATGCTCCTTGTGTGCCTGCTGCCTTCTGCATCATGCACAACCTGCCCTCAAAAATGCCGCTGTGAGGACCTGCAGTTTTACTGCGACACCCAAGGACTTCAGGCACCCCCAGATggtgtggacaaaggggccctAGGGCTTTCACTACGACACAACAGCATCACTGAACTTAGCCCTGATCAATTCTACGGCTTCAGTCAGCTCACCTGGTTGCACCTCGACCACAACCAGATCACTACGGTTCAAGAAGATGCCTTCCAGGGGCTCTACAAGCTGAAGGACCTCAATCTGAGCTCAAATCGTATCACCAAGTTGCCCAATACAACCTTCATCCACCTCATTAACCTGCAGATTTTGGACCTGTCCTTCAATCAGATGACCGCGCTAGAACCAGAATTGTTTCATGGATTAAGAAAGCTCCAGATTCTCCACCTACGATCCAATTTACTTCGTACCACACCCGTTCGTGCATTCTGGGACTGCCGTAGCCTGGAATACCTTGGTCTGAGCAGCAACCGTCTACGAAGTCTGGCACGAAATGGTTTCGCTGGGCTCATTAAACTCAAAGAGCTCCACTTGGAGCACAATCAGTTGACAAAGATCAACTTGGCCCATTTCCCACGCCTCGTTGCTCTCCAATTTCTGTATCTGCAGTGGAATAAGATCAACAACATAACATGCGGCATGGAGTGGACCTGGACCACTTTAGAGAAGCTGGACCTTACGGGAAACGAGATCCGTGTCTTGACACCCGATGTCTTTCAAACGCTGCCAAATCTCAAGATATTGCTGTTGGATAACAACAAATTAAGTAGTCTGGATGCCCAAGTCATGGATATGTGGCAGTCTTTAAGTACTATTGGCTTGTCTAGCAACCTCTGGGAATGTACCAAAAGGATTTGTTCGCTAGCCACTTGGCTAAGCACCTTCAAGGGAAGGTGGGAACATTCCATTCTCTGCCATAGCCCCGAATATGCCCAAGGTGAGGAAATACTCGATGCTGTGTATGGATTCCAACTTTGCCAGAATTTTTCAGCACCAGTTGTTCAGACCACCGGTACAACCACAGACGCTACCACAGCTGCAGAGATGACAAGCTCCTTTTTTGGAATTATGCAGCCAACCCCTACGCAGGACTATGCAGAGGATAATTGGAGCTACTCCACATTGGCAACCACAACACAAACACCTATCATTTCTCAAGCAACCACCACTGCATTGGAAGAGGCAGCTGTAACAGATGActtctccatcatggacaatacCGTTATGACTCATCGGGTCATCATGGGGACTATGGCGCTTCTGTTTTcgttctttttcatcatttttgTTGTATATATCTCACGGAAGTGCTGCCCCCCCACTCTGCGCCGGATACGCCACTGTTCCGCTATTCAGAACCGCCGACAGATGAGGACCCAGCAGCGCCAGCCTATGGCAGATCTAGCTACGCAGGTGCCCTATAATGAGTATGAGCCCAGCCACGAAGAAGGGGCACTTGTGATCATTAATGGCTATGGGCAGTGCAAGTGTCAGCAACTGCCTTACAAAGAGTGTGAAGTATGAACTATTTATTTCTAGGACATACGGTTTGCCATTTGACGAAACAGGGTTTGATTTTTTGATTCGTTTTGCAGTTCATgtggaaaataaacacacacacacacacacacacacacaatttctacTTTCCGGGATTTGAGAACACATGACATATGCTTACTGATCCAATGAAAGACATGATGGTGTTCGGCGATGTAGAGATAGgcatacatttatttttctatgaGTGCAAGTTGTTCGTATAAGGCAGGGGCAATCATTTTGAACAAGTGTCAACTGTGAGATTTGTCACCACCTTATGTCAATATTCCTCAGCACAGAACAAACACTCAAACATCAAATGACCCTCTGTAAACTACATTAAGTGGAAACATTACGTGTTGCTTTTTATAGATATCTGAAATCACCTTTTATTCACACCACAGAAACTGTAAACAAGTCAACTAACAGACACCAAACTATAAATTGGGTAAATGTAATGGTTCTGAGATGTGATACATTTGCATTAACAAAACCCAATACACTCTTCCTGAAGGGACAATGCGAATGGGACAATTTCTAGCAGGTTTCATGTTTGCAGTAACACTGATTTACACCTCCAACTAGtgcgcgaaaaaaaaaaaagagggtttTATACCTCCCGCAGACAATGGGTTTGTTTCAATACAACATTCAGAAATTGCATACACATTCTTAAAATATCCCATGACACTTATCTACCTAGCTACTGCGCTGGTGAATGATTAACAAGGAAACGCTAATGATTAGCGCACATGCCAGACGGGGGACCATTTtattgtgaaagaaaaaaaataaaataaatcaaagctttCCATACCCCGGGCTCTTTACAGCTACCACACTAATAAGGACTGACAGCCCTGAGATTAAACCAATTACGGCAAGGCAAAAGAATCAAATATTCTGTCACCCACACCAGTGATCCAGCAACATTTTGCTTGTTCAGTCGCAAATATGTTTCTTAATAGGCTCAATCTCTATGCTCAACAAAAGCATAAGTGATTCTTTTTAGGAACTTGTTTTTATTCAGAGACAGACTCAAGAATACTTCTATACTATGACAGCTGCCGGGTGTCTCAACCAAAACTGTGGACAATACCATGAAAACAACTGGAGATCAAGTGATAAGCAAACAGCATGCCTGGGTCAGGAGACATTTGTATGCAGGAGGGAGAGGATGTGCATTAGCATCAGACTAAAGCTGCTGCCGCAGCTCCGCACTTCTTTGTGCTTAGTTTGGTGATGGGGGGCAGGGTGaaggagagacacacagaggatATGATGTTGAGCATGGAAAGAGcaaatggaggggggggggggggtgtaaagtACTTGTTTAAAGTCATGTGCATATTTCTGACCTTTTGAAATATGTGGAACAATAGAAACTGAGTGTTAACACATTTGGTTTGCATTGAAAATTCAACATTTGACTGTACTACAACTGGCAATCTTAGCAAAATGTCAAAGTATTCGATTCATAGACCAATATTACAAAACACCCAAACAAACACGTGTGCAGGTGTCATTTGCAGTTTGGTCTCGTCACGTTGGTTTGAAACATCCAAATCAATATTTGTGTCTGTGTGGCAGCACATTTTCATGAGATGTGTGTTCATACGTCAATAATTATTCCATCTAAAAAAGCAAAGGGAAACCGTGATTTCAAAATCAAACAGGTCTGCTGTGTTGTTACTTTTCATTTCCTTCAGCTTCGCACTGCTAGGACAACAACCCTTTTATCTGTCTTGCATGTTTCAAAGTGCCATCCAGGAGACAGAGACGTTCATTTATGGTACAGATAAAAGCGAGGATTACATGGCATTCCAATAAATTTTGATCAACTATTTGACATTTCACTGTTAAAAACTATGGTTGTGCCATGTGATGGAAAAGCCACAGCATTTGTAGAAATATGCATCCCACTGCACTTTGGCtctttgtaaaatgtttttgtttcctcttGTCATCCTTTAGCTCCCTATcctgccaggaaaaaaaaagaagtaaaaaaCAAAGGAACCAGATTCCTCCCTCTTGCCCAGCTTTTTCGTGCAAAATGAATGCTTCGCATATTTTGTATTGTAAATGTACAATTTCATATCTGTATAGTGCATAAGATGTGCCATCATGATCAAAAAAAAGTATCCTCAAAAACATAAcagtatatttttaaataaaatggttCAAATAACAGTGTACCTTATTAATGCTCACAATGTACGTACTTTAGTTCATCACATTGTGGATAATGGAAGCGTTTGCATGCTGAAGAAGGAACAAAAATGACATGTAAATAATTTGAATTTCTAATTGCCAAATGCGCAAATATCTAGCATATGTTCCCCTAGGACTGATTGGCTGAGTCCATGGAATACGCACTGGCTCTTTCCTAAAAAGACTCCAACCAACACACCTAAAATCCTCATGAAGACAAACTGTTTACTCAATTTGCTTTACACCTAAAAGATTTTCAAGTAAGCATGATGACAGACCCAAATATATCTATTCACTAGCACAATTGCAGCCCAACCCCTCAAAGTTGGCATGCCAAACAAGAGGTGGCCTAAACCTGGAAGATAAAAAAGTATAA is a window of Syngnathus typhle isolate RoL2023-S1 ecotype Sweden linkage group LG1, RoL_Styp_1.0, whole genome shotgun sequence DNA encoding:
- the lrrtm2 gene encoding leucine-rich repeat transmembrane neuronal protein 2, producing the protein MGFHSRWPLVGPAPAALCLYMISMLLVCLLPSASCTTCPQKCRCEDLQFYCDTQGLQAPPDGVDKGALGLSLRHNSITELSPDQFYGFSQLTWLHLDHNQITTVQEDAFQGLYKLKDLNLSSNRITKLPNTTFIHLINLQILDLSFNQMTALEPELFHGLRKLQILHLRSNLLRTTPVRAFWDCRSLEYLGLSSNRLRSLARNGFAGLIKLKELHLEHNQLTKINLAHFPRLVALQFLYLQWNKINNITCGMEWTWTTLEKLDLTGNEIRVLTPDVFQTLPNLKILLLDNNKLSSLDAQVMDMWQSLSTIGLSSNLWECTKRICSLATWLSTFKGRWEHSILCHSPEYAQGEEILDAVYGFQLCQNFSAPVVQTTGTTTDATTAAEMTSSFFGIMQPTPTQDYAEDNWSYSTLATTTQTPIISQATTTALEEAAVTDDFSIMDNTVMTHRVIMGTMALLFSFFFIIFVVYISRKCCPPTLRRIRHCSAIQNRRQMRTQQRQPMADLATQVPYNEYEPSHEEGALVIINGYGQCKCQQLPYKECEV